The Deinococcus budaensis genome includes a window with the following:
- a CDS encoding MDR family MFS transporter yields MWRELHPNVRVRIVNSFLTRMVGGAVFPFMAIYFTRHLGPGLAGALLAALVGVQFVAGLYGGGLADVWGRRRTLLAGEWLKLAAFLVLLAANLHTPLPWVTFAALTVINVSSGLINPAAEAMLVDVSTPETRTFMYAVNYWAINASLLIGTLLGGWLYQDHFGGLLAGLCAMSGLTLFLAWSRMTETLGGARPSRAEVREQMGLGPLARNYAQVMGDRAFRLFLLGFLLLMTIEFGRSNFIPVHLAASFPEQAVLGLTLDGVKAMSVLTAVNTVMIVALTVPVTGWVKGRDRTRLMTVGFGLFALGFAVLNVSLSLPVLIAASVLLSLGELLYVPTRQALLADMVPGERRGAYLAVNGQTFTVGKWLAALGLPLGAGIGGAGMALVTLLLGLLAIWLSLAGVRGRQRAQSPTVTPALGD; encoded by the coding sequence ATGTGGCGAGAACTGCACCCCAACGTCCGTGTGCGCATCGTCAACTCCTTTCTGACCCGGATGGTCGGCGGGGCCGTGTTCCCCTTCATGGCGATCTATTTCACCCGTCACCTGGGGCCGGGGCTGGCGGGGGCGCTGCTCGCCGCGCTGGTCGGCGTGCAGTTCGTCGCCGGGCTGTACGGGGGCGGCCTGGCGGACGTGTGGGGCCGCCGCCGGACCCTCCTGGCCGGGGAGTGGCTCAAGCTCGCGGCTTTCCTGGTGCTGCTGGCGGCCAACCTGCACACGCCCCTGCCCTGGGTCACCTTTGCCGCCCTGACCGTCATCAACGTCTCCAGCGGCCTGATCAACCCGGCCGCCGAGGCGATGCTGGTGGACGTGAGCACGCCCGAGACGCGCACCTTCATGTACGCGGTGAACTACTGGGCGATCAACGCCAGCCTCCTGATCGGCACCCTGCTGGGCGGCTGGCTGTATCAGGACCACTTCGGCGGGCTGCTGGCCGGACTGTGCGCCATGTCGGGCCTGACCCTCTTTCTGGCGTGGTCGCGCATGACCGAGACGCTGGGCGGGGCGCGGCCCTCGCGCGCGGAGGTCCGGGAGCAGATGGGCCTCGGGCCGCTGGCCCGCAACTACGCGCAGGTGATGGGCGACCGGGCCTTCAGGCTGTTTTTGCTGGGCTTCTTGCTGCTGATGACCATCGAGTTCGGGCGGTCGAACTTCATCCCGGTCCATCTGGCAGCCTCCTTTCCGGAGCAGGCGGTGCTGGGCCTCACCCTCGACGGCGTGAAGGCGATGAGCGTGCTGACGGCCGTGAACACCGTGATGATCGTGGCCCTCACGGTTCCGGTGACCGGCTGGGTGAAAGGCCGCGACCGGACCCGGCTGATGACCGTGGGCTTCGGCCTGTTCGCGCTGGGCTTCGCGGTCCTGAACGTGAGCCTGAGCCTGCCTGTCCTGATCGCGGCCAGCGTGCTGCTGAGTCTGGGCGAACTGCTGTACGTGCCCACCCGGCAGGCCCTGCTGGCGGACATGGTGCCGGGCGAGCGCCGGGGGGCCTACCTCGCGGTCAACGGGCAGACCTTTACCGTGGGCAAGTGGCTCGCGGCGCTGGGGCTTCCCCTGGGCGCGGGGATCGGCGGCGCGGGCATGGCCCTGGTCACCCTGCTGCTGGGCCTGCTCGCCATCTGGCTGAGTCTGGCCGGGGTCCGGGGACGGCAGCGCGCCCAGTCGCCCACCGTGACTCCGGCGCTGGGCGACTGA
- a CDS encoding 3-hydroxyacyl-CoA dehydrogenase: MTIRTVAVCGSGVLGSQIAFQTAFHGFGVRVYDVSDEAITRARATMQGLTARYQQDLQATPEQTQAAQDRLSFFTDLAGAVRGADLVIEAIPEVIGIKRDFYQKLGTVADPQTIFATNTSTLLPSDLMEATGRPGRFLALHFANQIWVNNTAEIMRTPRTDDAVFDQVVAFAQDIGMVALPLHKEQPGYILNTLLVPLLGAALELVVKGVADPHTVDKTWMVATGAPRGPFAILDVIGLTTPYNINMAAAAQGDAGRGAVAEYLKGYIDRGKLGVATGEGFYTYPNPAYLREDFLK, from the coding sequence ATGACCATCAGAACCGTCGCCGTGTGCGGCAGTGGCGTGCTGGGTTCGCAGATCGCCTTTCAGACGGCCTTTCACGGCTTCGGCGTGCGCGTGTACGACGTGAGCGACGAGGCCATCACCCGCGCCAGGGCCACCATGCAGGGGCTGACGGCGCGCTACCAGCAAGACCTCCAGGCCACGCCCGAGCAGACCCAGGCCGCGCAGGACCGCCTGAGCTTTTTCACCGATCTGGCCGGGGCGGTGCGGGGCGCGGACCTCGTGATCGAGGCCATCCCGGAAGTCATCGGCATCAAGCGGGACTTTTACCAGAAGCTGGGCACGGTCGCGGACCCGCAGACCATCTTCGCGACCAACACCTCCACCCTGCTTCCCAGCGACCTGATGGAGGCCACCGGGCGGCCCGGGCGGTTCCTGGCCCTGCACTTCGCCAACCAGATCTGGGTGAACAACACGGCCGAGATCATGCGCACGCCGCGCACGGACGACGCCGTGTTCGATCAGGTGGTGGCGTTTGCCCAGGACATCGGCATGGTCGCGCTGCCGCTGCACAAAGAGCAGCCGGGCTACATCCTGAACACCCTACTGGTGCCGCTGCTGGGTGCGGCCCTGGAGCTGGTCGTGAAGGGCGTCGCGGACCCGCACACGGTGGACAAGACCTGGATGGTGGCGACCGGCGCGCCGCGTGGCCCCTTTGCCATCCTGGACGTGATCGGCCTGACCACGCCCTACAACATCAACATGGCCGCCGCCGCCCAGGGCGACGCGGGGCGCGGGGCCGTGGCCGAGTACCTCAAGGGCTACATCGACCGGGGCAAGCTGGGCGTCGCCACCGGGGAGGGCTTCTACACCTACCCGAACCCCGCCTACCTGCGGGAAGATTTCCTGAAGTAG
- a CDS encoding AAA family ATPase: MRQEVTLGIGRALRAVTSRRAGVAVGLWGEPGIGKSHAAAELLRELPCAHRSLRAICPLPGVVAALPHPHRLPGWAGRSLERLLAGESADPALVVDTLVAILTGSAPVVLHLDDLHEASPERAALVVALAGAVTRSRGVGLLVGSRQALPEPFVVYRLPPLGREESAHLLEGQAHGRLPPEGLAWVYARARGNPLFTLEFWRYLTRQGHFWSDGRRWHWRAPPGDTTPASVDAIVAQTLADLGEGVVREALRVRAVLGEAGDDGALWGRVAGLTPTELARVRARLQAHGLLQDTHFAHPLFGEVARAQTPPQVRREIARRAVRELKDDPGRAAGFAEAAELETAQVRPLLEAARRQAEARGDRAGAARWLVRLLAYLETPERMRVALQAARDLLLFDLGQADTLSGIAASATPPDPQALIFRAEVLARLGQTGDAEALLNKVPDAPGVAEARWRTLIFVRHLRGRRGDLLALYAAHPEFHAAADTFTLSHVCFALSSLGRAAEAEPLVERLLAREHEGARERNVAWNLRGITSTRQGRLEEGAAAFRQALRYARGDGSPGVIAQALRNHALACRRLGQLEEARKSLREALDHSAQAGNLRFYTQVQDSLARLLVDEGQWREAEARFEGSGAVYARHDLLSPRCENHLDLASLYLDWQPAAGPPLARRHAQAGLTLAREIGAPNLLAWGLTCAARAEAWNRDAAGALALAEECRALAGQHPDETARSWYGLGAALEAAGRTGEACRAYLTASEVYAQEGDAALAQRSGLEADRLRDDGEAARPRHAWFRARGLLGGARLAERYFPALTQEETAPGHPAPRLLLRVLGRPALEQGGQPVAGRGRKRLELLCYLLEARLSGQAEVRVLHLLDAFYPHEAEVQAKLTLRQHIYLIRGQLGADSVCSTPGGYRLGDDVTSDAEGFLASGDAALWRGPYLEGLGEGWHPQAREALTLALRAGVERRAGTDAREAARLGAILLEMEPYDPAALRLTLEALRGSGQPRAATALYARQRTEWAEIGLTLPPTPEAFLTAPP, from the coding sequence GTGCGGCAGGAGGTGACCCTGGGTATAGGCCGGGCGCTGCGGGCCGTGACGTCCCGGCGGGCGGGGGTGGCTGTAGGACTGTGGGGCGAGCCGGGCATCGGCAAGAGCCACGCGGCAGCCGAACTCCTGCGCGAGCTGCCTTGCGCCCACCGCAGCCTGCGCGCCATTTGCCCCCTGCCGGGCGTCGTGGCGGCCCTGCCCCACCCCCACCGGCTCCCCGGGTGGGCCGGGCGTTCGCTCGAACGGCTGCTGGCAGGCGAGTCCGCCGACCCGGCCCTGGTGGTCGACACCCTGGTCGCCATCCTGACCGGGTCGGCGCCCGTCGTCCTGCACCTGGACGATCTGCACGAGGCGTCTCCCGAACGCGCGGCGCTCGTCGTGGCCCTTGCCGGGGCCGTGACGCGTTCCCGTGGGGTGGGGCTGCTGGTCGGAAGCCGCCAGGCGCTGCCCGAGCCTTTCGTGGTCTACCGCCTGCCGCCCCTGGGCCGGGAGGAGTCGGCCCACCTGCTGGAGGGGCAGGCCCACGGACGCCTGCCGCCGGAGGGCCTGGCGTGGGTCTACGCCCGTGCCCGGGGCAACCCACTGTTCACGCTGGAGTTCTGGCGGTACCTGACGCGCCAGGGGCACTTCTGGTCGGACGGGCGGCGCTGGCACTGGCGCGCGCCGCCCGGCGACACCACCCCTGCCAGCGTGGACGCCATCGTCGCGCAGACCCTGGCGGACCTCGGGGAGGGCGTGGTGCGGGAGGCGCTGCGTGTCCGGGCCGTGCTGGGCGAAGCTGGTGACGACGGGGCGCTGTGGGGCCGGGTGGCGGGCCTGACCCCCACCGAACTCGCGCGCGTCCGGGCGCGGCTTCAAGCCCACGGCCTCCTTCAGGACACCCACTTCGCCCATCCGCTGTTCGGGGAGGTGGCGCGGGCGCAGACCCCCCCGCAGGTGCGGCGAGAGATCGCCCGCCGCGCCGTCCGGGAGCTGAAGGACGACCCCGGACGCGCGGCCGGGTTCGCCGAGGCAGCAGAGCTGGAGACGGCGCAGGTTCGCCCGCTGCTGGAGGCGGCCCGCCGACAGGCCGAGGCCCGGGGGGACCGGGCAGGCGCCGCACGCTGGCTTGTCCGGTTGCTGGCTTACCTGGAGACCCCCGAGCGGATGAGGGTGGCGTTGCAGGCCGCGCGCGACCTGCTGCTCTTCGACCTCGGGCAGGCCGACACCCTCTCGGGCATCGCCGCGTCCGCAACGCCGCCCGACCCGCAGGCCCTGATCTTCCGGGCGGAGGTGCTCGCCCGCCTGGGGCAGACCGGGGACGCCGAGGCGCTGCTGAACAAAGTGCCCGACGCGCCCGGGGTGGCCGAGGCGCGCTGGCGGACCCTGATCTTCGTCCGGCACCTGCGCGGCCGCCGGGGGGACCTGCTCGCGCTGTACGCGGCGCATCCCGAGTTCCACGCCGCAGCCGATACCTTTACCCTCTCGCACGTCTGCTTCGCCCTGAGCAGCCTGGGCCGGGCAGCCGAGGCCGAGCCTCTCGTGGAGCGGCTGCTGGCCCGCGAGCACGAGGGGGCGCGCGAGCGCAACGTCGCCTGGAATCTACGGGGCATCACCTCCACCCGGCAGGGGCGACTGGAGGAGGGGGCCGCCGCCTTCAGGCAGGCGCTGCGGTACGCCCGGGGCGACGGCAGCCCCGGGGTGATTGCCCAGGCGCTGAGAAACCACGCCCTCGCCTGCCGCAGGCTCGGTCAGCTGGAAGAGGCCCGCAAGAGCCTGCGCGAGGCCCTCGACCACAGCGCCCAGGCCGGGAATCTGCGTTTCTATACCCAGGTGCAAGACAGCCTGGCCCGCCTGCTGGTGGACGAGGGTCAGTGGCGCGAGGCCGAGGCGCGCTTCGAGGGAAGCGGGGCGGTCTACGCGCGGCACGACCTTCTCTCGCCGCGCTGCGAGAACCACCTCGACCTCGCCTCGCTGTACCTCGACTGGCAGCCCGCCGCGGGGCCGCCGCTGGCCCGGCGGCACGCCCAGGCGGGCCTGACCCTGGCCCGCGAGATCGGCGCCCCGAACCTGCTGGCCTGGGGGCTGACCTGCGCTGCCCGCGCCGAGGCGTGGAACCGCGACGCCGCAGGGGCGCTGGCCCTGGCCGAGGAGTGCCGGGCCCTCGCCGGGCAGCACCCGGACGAGACGGCGCGGAGCTGGTACGGTCTGGGCGCGGCCCTGGAGGCGGCCGGGCGGACCGGGGAGGCCTGCCGGGCCTACCTCACCGCGTCGGAGGTGTATGCCCAGGAGGGCGACGCCGCGCTCGCCCAGCGCAGTGGGCTGGAGGCCGACCGCTTGCGGGATGACGGGGAGGCGGCCCGCCCTCGCCACGCCTGGTTCCGGGCGCGGGGCCTGCTGGGGGGCGCCCGGCTGGCCGAACGGTATTTCCCCGCGCTGACGCAGGAGGAGACGGCCCCGGGTCACCCTGCTCCCCGCCTCCTGCTGCGGGTTTTGGGAAGGCCGGCTCTGGAGCAAGGCGGCCAGCCCGTCGCGGGGCGCGGCAGAAAGCGCCTGGAGCTGCTCTGTTACCTGCTGGAAGCCCGGCTGAGCGGCCAGGCCGAGGTCAGGGTGCTCCATCTCCTCGACGCCTTTTACCCCCATGAGGCCGAAGTGCAGGCCAAGCTCACCCTGCGCCAGCACATCTACCTGATCCGGGGCCAGCTCGGCGCGGACAGCGTGTGCAGCACCCCCGGCGGCTACCGGCTGGGCGACGACGTGACCTCGGACGCGGAAGGCTTCCTGGCGAGCGGCGACGCGGCCCTGTGGCGCGGGCCGTACCTGGAGGGACTCGGCGAGGGCTGGCACCCGCAGGCCCGCGAGGCGCTGACGCTGGCCCTGCGCGCCGGGGTGGAGCGCCGGGCGGGCACGGACGCGCGGGAGGCGGCGCGGCTGGGGGCCATCCTGCTGGAGATGGAACCTTACGACCCGGCGGCGCTGCGGCTGACCCTGGAGGCCCTGCGCGGGAGCGGGCAGCCCCGCGCGGCCACGGCGCTCTACGCCCGGCAGCGCACAGAGTGGGCCGAGATCGGCCTGACGCTTCCCCCCACGCCGGAGGCGTTCCTGACGGCCCCCCCGTGA
- a CDS encoding MerR family DNA-binding protein, which translates to MRFLTMLRRTGMPIEQMRAFVALEREGQASFGARYELLAAHRQDLMARLAELEGHLTYLDEKVRSYWELEQRREPGGATPA; encoded by the coding sequence GTGCGCTTCCTGACCATGCTGCGCCGCACCGGGATGCCCATAGAGCAGATGCGCGCCTTCGTGGCCCTGGAACGCGAGGGGCAGGCCAGCTTCGGGGCGCGCTATGAGCTGCTGGCGGCACACCGTCAGGACCTGATGGCCCGCCTCGCCGAGCTGGAAGGGCACCTGACCTACCTTGACGAGAAGGTCCGCTCCTACTGGGAGCTGGAGCAGCGCCGGGAGCCGGGCGGGGCGACTCCGGCCTAG
- a CDS encoding GntR family transcriptional regulator, producing MTRGLNVVTLRGVLGQWSAGGPACRDLAAPRQSILGGRLPLETRLPGERELAAALGVSRTTVTAAYTESARRQVSGHPARGARHPGPAPGSRRAEPALQGRADLWRITRPAPRPGLRPAARARECAAPGVHGRAPGAAHASPTHGYGPLGLPALRAAIDRRRARLPGPACGCSRRRCRTSRCFILQPPPPRPAQRGNLVGAGREDGPILPERTPFAVPRGTAASRSIPCAPTSGPGC from the coding sequence ATGACGCGCGGGCTGAATGTGGTGACGCTGCGGGGTGTGCTGGGGCAGTGGTCTGCCGGTGGCCCCGCGTGCCGGGACCTGGCGGCGCCGCGTCAATCCATCCTCGGCGGGCGGCTGCCGCTAGAAACCCGGCTGCCCGGCGAGCGGGAGCTGGCCGCCGCGCTGGGGGTCAGCCGCACGACCGTCACGGCCGCCTACACCGAGTCTGCGCGACGACAGGTTTCTGGTCACCCGGCAAGGGGCGCGCGGCACCCCGGCCCTGCCCCCGGGAGCCGGCGCGCTGAGCCTGCCCTTCAGGGCCGCGCCGACCTCTGGCGGATTACCCGGCCCGCCCCCCGACCTGGCCTACGTCCCGCTGCCCGCGCCCGAGAGTGTGCGGCACCAGGCGTACATGGCCGCGCTCCAGGCGCTGCCCATGCATCGCCCACCCACGGGTACGGCCCGCTGGGCCTGCCAGCCTTGCGCGCGGCCATTGACCGGCGCCGCGCGCGGCTTCCCGGGCCTGCGTGCGGATGCTCCCGGCGGCGGTGCCGAACAAGCCGATGTTTCATTTTGCAACCCCCGCCTCCGCGCCCCGCGCAGAGGGGCAACCTGGTCGGGGCGGGCCGCGAGGATGGCCCGATCCTGCCTGAGCGCACGCCTTTTGCTGTGCCGCGCGGCACAGCGGCGTCACGGTCCATCCCCTGCGCTCCCACGAGCGGGCCGGGCTGCTGA